CAGAGATGGCGGTGCTGGCATGGCCCGTGCCGAAAGCATCGTGCTCACTCTCCGACCGGCTCGGGAAGCCACTAATACCTCCTTTGGAACGCAGTGTGCGAAAAACATCGCGACGACCCGTGAGGATTTTGTGAGCATAGGCCTGGTGGCCCACATCCCAGACCAGTTGATCTTCGGGTGAATCGAAAACATAATGCAGAGCAATGGTCAGGTCGACCACCCCTAGTGGGGAGCTGTAATGACCGCCACTATCCTGAACCACGGTCTTGATCAGGTCGGCCACTTCTACTGCCAGCTGGGGCAGTTTATCCCGCGGGATCTTTTTCAGATCAGCAGGGCTGTCAACAGTCGAGAGAAGCGGATATTGTTCAATCATACCGCCACAGATTGCAAAAATAATTCATGGATGCGTGTGTTCCGGGTGAGCTCCGGATGGAAAGTCGCACCCAGGTGGCAGCCCTGCCGGACGAGGACCGGCTCATCATCGATTCGTGCCAGGATCTCCACATTTGGACCAACTTCTTCTATTCGTGGGGCCCGGATAAAGATCGCGGGAATCATGTCCATCCGCCCATTGACCTGCACCTGCAGGCTGGTGGTGAAGGAATGGACCTGCCGCCCCCAACTATTGCGAGACACTACCATATCAATAAGGTTCAGACCGATTACGCGAGTGTCGGAAGGGTCTCGAGCCATAAGGATCAGCCCGGCGCAGGTGCCCAACACCGGCCGCTCCCGGGCAAACTCGATCACCGCCTCCCGGAGCCCACTGCGATCCAGCTGCTTGCTAATAGTGGTGGATTCACCACCGGGAATAATTAGACCCCTCAAGTCTTCCAGCTCATTGGGGTAACGGACAGACTTTGCCATTTGTCCTAAGTTAACTAGTATCTCCATGTGTAGGGCGAAATCGCCCTGCAGGGACAAAACGCCGATGGTGGTTACCAACCGCGCTCCTGCAATCGCTCTTCCGGGGGGATTTCAGACATATCCAATCCCCGCATGGCACCTTTCAGACCAGCGGAGATCTGCCTGAGTTTCTCTGGATCATTGAAATATGTGGTAGCTTCCACAATAGCCTGAGCCCGGGGGGCGGGATCTTCCGACTTGAAGATGCCCGAACCCACAAACACCGCCTCGGCCCCCAGCTGCATCATGAGGGCTGCATCGGCTGGGGTGGCAATTCCACCGGCGCTGAAGTTGGGCACCGGCAGCTTGCCGATTTTGGCCACCTGTTCCACCAAGCTATACGGGGCACCCAACGCTTTAGATTCGGCCATGAGCTGGCTCGGCTCCAACACGGTGAGGCGGCGGATGGCTGACTGAATGGCGCGCATATGCCGCACCGCTTCTACAATGTTGCCTGAGCCCGCCTCACCCTTGGTGCGAATTAATGCGGCACCCTCACCGATGCGCCGGAGGGCTTCCCCCAGATCCCGAGCACCGCAGACAAACGGCACCTTGAAATCGTGCTTGTAGATGTGATTTTCCTCATCAGCCGGGGTCAGGACTTCACTCTCGTCGATGAAGTCCACTTCCAGCGCCTCCAGAATCTGAGCCTCCGCAAAATGCCCGATGCGGCACTTGGCCATCACCGGAATGGACACCGCCTTCTGAATGGCTTGGATAACCTCGGGACTGGACATGCGGGCAATGCCCCCATCCTCGCGGATATCGGCGGGAATACGCTCCAAGGCCATTACCGCCACGGCGCCAGCGTCCTCAGCAATCTTGGCCTGTTCGGGAGTGGTGACGTCCATAATCACCCCGCCCTTTAGCATCTCCGCAAGGCCGACTTTAACTTCGAATGATCCCTTTTCCATATTGATTATTATGACCTTCGGTTGTTCTCTCTATCCTCCGCCTCGAATCTACAAACGGCACCCACACCTTAATAGCAATTCTTTATCTCCCCTGTGTAAGCCCTCTCAACCCAGTGCTAATCTCTTTTACTAAGTAAAGGGGCGCACGTTCCCGGACCTGTCAGGCCACCACCTCAGGCTACGCCGGCATGCAGGGCTGTCGTGATGGCCTCAATCTTTGATTTCACCTCTTCAATAAGGTAGTCGGGCGTGGAGGCGCCAGCGGAAACACCCACTTTTTGAGCCCCCTCGAACCACTCCGCCTTGACATCAGCCCCGCAGGTCACCTGATAGGACCGGGGGTTCCGATCCAGGGACAACTGCGTCAAACGCTTAGAATTGGCTGAGGTAAAGGAGCCAATGATAATCATCACATCCGATTCAGCCGCCAGATGCTTGATCTGCTCATGGTTGCGCTTGGTAGGGAAGCAGATGGTATTCACAAAGCGCAGGTCAAAAACCTTGGTCATGAGAATGTTGATAATTTCCTGAACATTCTCGATCATCTGGGTAGACTGACAGACCACCGCGGCCCGCTTCATTTTCCTGAGTGTCTGGGCTTCTTCGGGAGTCGCCACGATGATAGGATTAGGAATCTGGCTCGCGATCCCAATCACCTCATCATGTCCATGGTCCCCGATGATGATGACCTGCCGGCCATCGGCGGAAATTTTCTGCACTTCATTATGGATTTCTCGCACCAACGGACAAGTGGCATCAATGACCCTGATGCCCCTAGCCTCGGCCTGTTCCCATACCGCTACCGGTGTACCATGGGCACGAAATAGCACTGAGGCACCATCAGGGACATCATCCAGCGAACTCACCACCTTCCCTCCGGCCTCAGCCAGATCACGAACCACCTGCTCGTTATGAACGACATCACCCAGCATATACACCGAGCCATAGGTCCGGGCAGCCTCATACGC
This genomic interval from Candidatus Neomarinimicrobiota bacterium contains the following:
- the pdxS gene encoding pyridoxal 5'-phosphate synthase lyase subunit PdxS, which produces MEKGSFEVKVGLAEMLKGGVIMDVTTPEQAKIAEDAGAVAVMALERIPADIREDGGIARMSSPEVIQAIQKAVSIPVMAKCRIGHFAEAQILEALEVDFIDESEVLTPADEENHIYKHDFKVPFVCGARDLGEALRRIGEGAALIRTKGEAGSGNIVEAVRHMRAIQSAIRRLTVLEPSQLMAESKALGAPYSLVEQVAKIGKLPVPNFSAGGIATPADAALMMQLGAEAVFVGSGIFKSEDPAPRAQAIVEATTYFNDPEKLRQISAGLKGAMRGLDMSEIPPEERLQERGW
- the ispH gene encoding 4-hydroxy-3-methylbut-2-enyl diphosphate reductase produces the protein MEIVIAKDAGYCFGVRDAVNMAYEAARTYGSVYMLGDVVHNEQVVRDLAEAGGKVVSSLDDVPDGASVLFRAHGTPVAVWEQAEARGIRVIDATCPLVREIHNEVQKISADGRQVIIIGDHGHDEVIGIASQIPNPIIVATPEEAQTLRKMKRAAVVCQSTQMIENVQEIINILMTKVFDLRFVNTICFPTKRNHEQIKHLAAESDVMIIIGSFTSANSKRLTQLSLDRNPRSYQVTCGADVKAEWFEGAQKVGVSAGASTPDYLIEEVKSKIEAITTALHAGVA
- the pdxT gene encoding pyridoxal 5'-phosphate synthase glutaminase subunit PdxT, with the protein product MVTTIGVLSLQGDFALHMEILVNLGQMAKSVRYPNELEDLRGLIIPGGESTTISKQLDRSGLREAVIEFARERPVLGTCAGLILMARDPSDTRVIGLNLIDMVVSRNSWGRQVHSFTTSLQVQVNGRMDMIPAIFIRAPRIEEVGPNVEILARIDDEPVLVRQGCHLGATFHPELTRNTRIHELFLQSVAV